One segment of Paenibacillus rhizovicinus DNA contains the following:
- a CDS encoding sulfatase family protein, with amino-acid sequence MSAKKPNLILFGIDSLRRDHMSGYGYGKLTTPYIDKLASEGVLFEQHFSPSIPTTPAYASMLTGKDVFGTDVVALRHEGPLGGHVKTLAEVLEENGYNTTCIGFTGNPSARGFQTYLNYESWVPDAETGRTPKAENLNNVAIPELDRLAADEKPFFLFLRHMDPHSPYLPPQPFERMFYGKDEKDPNNSSMEPVYNFKPFGDFLKSWIGEEVTDQEYVTAQYDGSVAYMDICIQSIFTKLEHMGIEEETLIVITADHGETLYEHDCFFDHHGLYDCTLVVPLIFKYPGRVPAGKRVESVSVIADIMPTVLNLLDVDTGETYDGRNLVPMMNGQSDPSEELTELYITECTWMRKHGWRTPEWKLIVALEPDFHGKPEVELYHLIRDPGENVNLAEQEPAVVELLRGRMLDYIAKREDQVERTNPIYTNVNWNGHNRAFTSSEDAYESLYIGSIVSARSLQAKDKVKEQAEEQAEEQAQEQEKETVGND; translated from the coding sequence ATGTCTGCCAAGAAACCGAATTTGATCCTGTTCGGCATCGACAGCCTGCGCCGCGACCATATGAGCGGTTACGGCTACGGCAAGCTGACGACGCCTTATATCGATAAACTCGCTTCCGAAGGCGTACTGTTCGAGCAGCATTTCAGCCCGAGCATCCCGACGACGCCGGCTTACGCATCCATGCTCACGGGCAAGGACGTATTTGGTACCGACGTCGTGGCGCTGCGCCACGAAGGTCCACTGGGCGGTCACGTGAAGACGCTGGCCGAGGTGCTGGAAGAGAACGGCTACAACACGACCTGCATCGGTTTCACTGGCAATCCGTCCGCGCGCGGGTTCCAAACGTATCTGAACTACGAATCGTGGGTGCCCGACGCGGAAACGGGCAGAACGCCGAAGGCCGAGAACTTGAATAACGTCGCGATTCCGGAGCTTGATCGGCTCGCGGCCGACGAGAAGCCGTTCTTCCTCTTCCTTCGCCACATGGATCCGCATTCGCCTTACTTGCCGCCGCAGCCGTTCGAGCGCATGTTCTACGGCAAGGACGAGAAGGACCCTAACAATTCGTCGATGGAACCGGTCTACAATTTCAAGCCTTTCGGGGATTTCCTGAAATCGTGGATCGGCGAAGAGGTCACCGACCAAGAGTACGTGACAGCGCAGTACGACGGCTCCGTTGCCTATATGGATATTTGCATCCAGTCGATCTTCACGAAGCTCGAACATATGGGCATCGAGGAGGAGACGCTGATCGTCATTACGGCGGATCACGGCGAAACGCTCTACGAGCACGACTGCTTCTTCGATCATCACGGCCTCTACGATTGCACGCTCGTGGTGCCGCTTATCTTCAAATATCCGGGCCGCGTACCCGCAGGCAAACGCGTCGAGAGCGTCAGCGTCATCGCCGATATCATGCCGACCGTATTGAACTTGCTGGATGTGGATACCGGCGAAACGTACGACGGCCGCAATTTGGTGCCGATGATGAACGGGCAATCCGATCCGTCCGAAGAGCTGACCGAGCTGTACATCACCGAATGCACGTGGATGCGCAAGCACGGCTGGCGCACGCCGGAGTGGAAGCTTATCGTGGCTCTGGAGCCGGACTTCCATGGCAAGCCGGAAGTCGAATTGTACCATTTGATCCGCGACCCCGGGGAGAACGTCAACCTGGCCGAGCAGGAGCCCGCAGTCGTGGAATTGCTGCGCGGACGGATGCTCGATTACATCGCCAAACGCGAAGACCAGGTGGAACGGACGAATCCGATTTACACGAACGTCAATTGGAACGGCCACAACCGTGCTTTCACGTCGTCGGAAGACGCGTACGAGTCGCTCTACATCGGTTCCATCGTCAGTGCCCGCTCGCTGCAGGCGAAGGACAAAGTGAAGGAACAGGCAGAAGAGCAGGCAGAGGAACAAGCGCAGGAACAAGAGAAAGAAACGGTCGGCAATGATTAA
- the rocF gene encoding arginase: MADMNSNSTDRNNSTNTTHSSGAGFKQTSAAAQKLHLVQVPFGLGAGRPGNEAGPESMIQAGLLRQLRKTVYEVSGETKVIVSSQSQLAQQPQSAANEGHVKHLPEVVEMSRRISNVVAEAAGRGELPLVLGGDHSVTIGVLAGLAAKEKRVGVICFDAHAGFQTESSSLTGNIGSMSLSVALGFAKLGLSNIDAQVARDAIRKENVVLIGVRDVEPEERELILSEGITVFTMHEIDRMGIEAVIRKAVEIAGEGTDGIHVSFSADCLDPLEAPGVGMQVPGGLTYREAHFACELLAEFGRILSIDMVEVNAMLDESRRTARLAIGLIASLLGKRIL, from the coding sequence ATGGCAGACATGAACAGTAACAGCACGGATAGGAATAACAGCACGAACACCACGCACAGCAGCGGTGCCGGCTTCAAGCAAACATCGGCTGCAGCCCAGAAACTGCATCTCGTTCAAGTGCCGTTCGGCCTTGGCGCTGGCAGGCCGGGGAACGAGGCGGGTCCGGAATCGATGATTCAAGCCGGACTGCTTCGGCAGCTTCGCAAGACCGTCTATGAAGTGTCGGGCGAAACGAAAGTTATCGTGTCGTCCCAATCCCAACTCGCTCAACAGCCGCAATCGGCAGCAAACGAAGGTCACGTCAAGCATCTGCCGGAAGTCGTAGAGATGAGCCGGCGCATCTCGAACGTCGTGGCCGAAGCCGCAGGGCGGGGAGAACTGCCGCTCGTATTGGGCGGCGACCACAGCGTCACGATCGGCGTGCTCGCAGGACTTGCCGCGAAGGAGAAGCGCGTCGGCGTGATCTGTTTCGATGCGCATGCCGGCTTTCAGACGGAGTCGAGCAGCCTGACCGGCAATATCGGCAGCATGTCGCTGTCCGTCGCGCTCGGATTCGCGAAGCTAGGGCTTTCGAACATCGACGCTCAGGTAGCGCGAGACGCCATTCGCAAGGAAAACGTCGTCCTCATCGGAGTTCGCGACGTGGAGCCGGAGGAACGGGAACTTATTCTGTCCGAGGGCATCACCGTATTCACGATGCATGAAATCGACCGGATGGGCATTGAAGCGGTTATTCGCAAGGCGGTTGAAATCGCCGGCGAAGGAACGGACGGCATCCATGTCAGCTTCTCCGCGGATTGTCTGGATCCGCTCGAAGCGCCTGGCGTCGGCATGCAGGTTCCCGGCGGCTTGACCTACCGGGAAGCGCATTTCGCCTGCGAGCTGCTGGCCGAATTCGGCCGGATCCTGTCCATCGACATGGTCGAGGTGAACGCGATGCTGGACGAGAGCAGGCGGACCGCGCGCCTTGCCATCGGACTGATTGCTTCCCTGCTCGGCAAACGAATTCTATAA
- a CDS encoding Gfo/Idh/MocA family protein encodes MAVKIGLVGLNGIGNLHAACYQEEELADLVAVCDVVKERADATAEKYGVKAYYSLKDMIENEPDIEVIDITTGGIDNGSWHFEPAMEAVGYGKHVLVEKPLCHDIREARELVAFAEKQKVYLGCNLNHYFTEPAAKAKQYVDNGEIGELVYCLAKMGFNGGEANYGLAGSPKVKGHPYFHMKAFLTHPFSVIRHFCGDITHIQTFSDRPGFRRNAGDVMASINSIHMRFANGGVGYLLSQRGDAVYGLGGWWSLEMAGSKGTFCIENCVEKVSYWKAEKGIPAISQQPVPEVTDYGVTDFNRTFNNRLRAFLEDVSARVPFDQLRANGRDALAVLEYTFAVIESYENGGELVRPHPLPPLHGDPLFMR; translated from the coding sequence GTGGCAGTGAAAATCGGTTTGGTGGGCTTGAACGGAATCGGGAATTTGCATGCGGCATGCTATCAGGAAGAAGAATTGGCGGATCTGGTCGCGGTCTGCGACGTCGTGAAGGAACGCGCCGACGCGACAGCCGAGAAGTACGGCGTCAAAGCGTATTACAGCCTGAAAGACATGATCGAGAACGAGCCCGACATCGAAGTGATCGATATCACGACGGGCGGGATCGATAACGGCAGCTGGCATTTCGAACCGGCGATGGAAGCGGTCGGCTACGGCAAGCACGTGCTCGTTGAGAAGCCGCTTTGCCACGATATTCGCGAGGCGAGGGAGCTCGTCGCGTTCGCCGAGAAGCAGAAGGTATACCTGGGCTGCAACCTGAACCATTACTTCACGGAGCCGGCCGCGAAAGCGAAGCAATACGTCGACAACGGCGAAATCGGCGAGCTCGTATATTGCTTGGCCAAGATGGGCTTCAACGGCGGCGAGGCGAATTACGGCTTGGCCGGCAGCCCGAAAGTGAAAGGCCATCCTTACTTCCATATGAAAGCGTTCCTGACGCATCCGTTCAGCGTCATTCGCCACTTCTGCGGCGACATCACGCATATCCAGACGTTCTCCGACCGTCCGGGCTTCCGGCGCAACGCGGGAGACGTCATGGCTTCAATCAACAGCATTCACATGCGGTTCGCGAACGGCGGCGTCGGCTACCTGCTGAGCCAGCGCGGAGATGCCGTTTACGGCCTAGGCGGCTGGTGGAGCCTTGAGATGGCAGGCTCGAAAGGCACGTTCTGCATCGAGAACTGCGTGGAGAAAGTGTCGTACTGGAAAGCCGAGAAAGGCATTCCGGCGATCAGCCAGCAGCCGGTTCCAGAAGTGACGGACTACGGCGTTACGGACTTCAACCGCACGTTCAACAACCGTCTGCGCGCATTCCTCGAGGACGTATCCGCACGCGTGCCGTTCGATCAATTGCGCGCGAACGGCCGCGATGCGCTGGCCGTGCTGGAATACACGTTCGCGGTTATCGAATCGTACGAGAACGGCGGCGAACTCGTTCGTCCGCATCCGCTGCCGCCGCTGCACGGCGATCCTTTGTTCATGAGATAA
- a CDS encoding sugar phosphate isomerase/epimerase family protein — protein sequence MISLGVNSVLFKNYTFAEAARLIAASGYDGVEISAIQGMCEHLDLSRWEEQKDELQSIASENGLKFLSMEVASLSDERLIPAFKAAAAIGIPVVNVGPGGKSGVDEDLAHSISELTRLSDIAASYGVTLCVKAHVGNAIYNTPTTLAAMEQIASPAFGIDMDPSHVHRSGENAEEALPAVLSRVKHVHIRDCKGRAQGPGPIQLQACGRGDIDLFGYCAAMVDGGYDGPVVLEVIGATPEHTIEQVTAVAAESYGYLNACLKKLGAR from the coding sequence ATGATTTCATTAGGCGTCAACTCGGTACTGTTCAAGAACTACACGTTCGCCGAAGCGGCCCGTCTTATCGCGGCCAGCGGCTATGACGGCGTTGAAATATCCGCCATTCAAGGCATGTGCGAGCATCTCGATCTGAGCCGCTGGGAAGAGCAGAAGGACGAATTGCAGTCGATCGCGAGCGAGAACGGACTGAAATTCCTGTCCATGGAAGTCGCGTCGCTTAGCGACGAACGTCTCATTCCGGCATTCAAAGCAGCCGCGGCAATCGGCATCCCGGTCGTCAACGTCGGACCGGGCGGCAAATCCGGCGTCGACGAGGATCTGGCGCATTCCATCTCGGAATTGACCCGCTTGTCCGATATCGCCGCTTCTTACGGCGTCACGCTCTGCGTGAAAGCGCATGTCGGCAACGCGATCTATAATACGCCGACGACGCTTGCCGCGATGGAGCAGATCGCTTCGCCCGCATTCGGCATCGACATGGATCCGAGCCATGTCCACCGTTCCGGCGAGAACGCCGAAGAAGCGCTTCCGGCCGTCCTCAGCCGCGTGAAGCATGTCCATATCCGCGATTGCAAGGGCCGCGCGCAAGGTCCGGGTCCCATCCAGCTTCAAGCTTGCGGACGCGGCGACATCGACCTGTTCGGCTATTGCGCCGCAATGGTGGACGGCGGCTACGACGGCCCTGTCGTGCTCGAAGTCATCGGCGCGACGCCCGAACATACGATCGAACAAGTGACGGCCGTCGCGGCCGAATCCTACGGATACCTGAACGCCTGCCTCAAAAAATTAGGAGCGCGCTAA
- the pruA gene encoding L-glutamate gamma-semialdehyde dehydrogenase, which yields MSTTPFNELKPYANEPFTDFGMQANQEAMETAIAQIKSELGRTYPLKIGVQMIETEPKITSINPGNLDEVIGFVSKANQELAEQAMQAALAAFETWKQVPARERAEYLFKAATLMRERKHEFSALMLLEAGKNYVEADVDTAEAIDFLEFYGREMIRLSNVNEAQPLAKIPGEDNRLTYIPLGVGVVIPPWNFPLAICVGMTAAAIVSGNTVLLKPASTTPVIAYKFVALMQEVGLPPGVINYVPGSGAEIGDYLTSHPKTRFVSFTGSKEVGLRINKLAADTAPGQIWIKRVIAEMGGKDGIVVDETADLEAAAVAIVASAFGFQGQKCSAGSRAIIVEAVYDEVAKRVVELTEQLQIGLPEHNFAAGPVIDNISFARILDYIDIGREEGELLTGGAKAPGNGYYIQPTVFGDVDVKARLMQEEIFGPVLALAKAQDWREAIAMYNDTEFGLTGSYFSTDNDRIAEALDTIHCGNLYINRKCTGALVGVHPFGGFNMSGTDSKAGGHDYLLLFTQAKLTSRKR from the coding sequence ATGTCGACAACGCCATTCAATGAGCTGAAGCCTTATGCCAACGAACCGTTCACGGATTTCGGCATGCAAGCGAATCAAGAAGCGATGGAAACCGCAATCGCCCAGATCAAGTCTGAATTGGGCCGGACGTACCCGCTGAAGATCGGCGTTCAGATGATCGAGACGGAACCGAAAATCACCTCCATTAACCCCGGCAACCTCGACGAGGTCATCGGCTTCGTAAGCAAAGCGAATCAAGAGCTCGCGGAGCAAGCCATGCAGGCGGCGCTGGCGGCGTTCGAGACATGGAAGCAGGTGCCTGCGCGCGAGCGGGCGGAATACTTGTTCAAAGCGGCGACGCTGATGCGCGAGCGCAAACACGAATTCTCGGCGCTCATGCTGCTGGAAGCCGGCAAAAATTACGTCGAGGCGGACGTGGACACGGCCGAAGCCATCGATTTCCTGGAGTTTTACGGACGCGAGATGATCCGTCTCAGCAACGTGAACGAGGCGCAGCCGCTTGCGAAGATTCCTGGCGAAGACAATCGCCTGACCTATATTCCGCTCGGCGTCGGAGTCGTCATTCCGCCTTGGAATTTCCCGCTCGCGATCTGCGTCGGCATGACGGCTGCCGCGATCGTCTCGGGCAACACCGTATTGCTGAAGCCGGCATCCACGACGCCGGTCATTGCTTATAAATTCGTCGCGTTGATGCAGGAGGTCGGACTGCCGCCGGGCGTTATCAACTATGTGCCGGGAAGCGGCGCGGAGATCGGCGACTACTTAACCTCGCATCCGAAGACGCGTTTCGTCAGTTTCACCGGTTCCAAGGAAGTCGGCTTGCGCATCAACAAGCTAGCCGCGGATACCGCTCCGGGCCAAATATGGATCAAACGCGTCATCGCCGAAATGGGCGGCAAGGACGGGATCGTCGTCGACGAAACGGCCGATCTCGAGGCGGCGGCAGTGGCAATCGTCGCGTCGGCTTTCGGCTTCCAAGGACAGAAATGCTCCGCGGGGTCCCGCGCCATTATCGTCGAGGCCGTCTATGACGAAGTAGCGAAGCGCGTCGTCGAACTGACGGAGCAGCTGCAGATCGGCTTGCCGGAGCATAATTTCGCCGCCGGTCCGGTCATTGACAATATTTCCTTCGCGCGCATCCTGGACTATATCGACATCGGCAGGGAGGAAGGCGAACTGCTCACCGGCGGCGCCAAAGCTCCGGGGAACGGCTATTATATCCAGCCCACCGTGTTCGGAGACGTCGACGTCAAGGCGCGCCTCATGCAGGAGGAGATCTTCGGTCCGGTGCTGGCGCTGGCCAAAGCGCAGGATTGGCGCGAGGCGATCGCCATGTACAACGACACGGAATTCGGCCTGACGGGTTCGTATTTCTCGACGGACAATGACCGGATCGCCGAGGCGCTGGATACGATTCACTGCGGTAATCTGTATATCAATCGCAAATGCACCGGCGCTCTCGTCGGCGTGCATCCCTTCGGCGGTTTCAACATGTCGGGGACGGATTCCAAAGCCGGCGGCCACGATTATCTGCTGTTGTTCACGCAGGCGAAGCTCACGTCACGCAAAAGGTGA
- a CDS encoding proline dehydrogenase family protein — MDLLLKSVFQALGKSRAANRLAKKYGLRFGAARFVAGETIQQSIEAVRKLNADGRMATLDHLGEFVFNEEEAEQAADMCILTLEAIAEAGVTSNLSLKMTSLGLDIDRALCVDNMKRILNRARALGNFVRIDMEDYAHCQLSLDVYRELRREYDNVGIVIQAYLFRTEQDVKDLNKWKANLRLVKGAYKESASVAFPEKKDVDDNLKRIIRLHLANGNYTAIASHDEAIIDYTKLLVRELNIDRGAFEFQMLYGICEELQQRLVQEGYRVRIYVPYGIDWFGYFMRRLAERPANVWFVLKNLRRP, encoded by the coding sequence ATGGATCTGTTACTGAAAAGCGTGTTTCAAGCGCTCGGCAAGAGCCGCGCCGCCAATCGGCTGGCGAAGAAGTACGGCCTGCGTTTCGGCGCGGCCCGGTTCGTGGCGGGCGAGACGATTCAGCAGTCGATTGAAGCCGTCCGCAAGCTGAATGCGGATGGCCGAATGGCGACGCTCGACCATCTCGGCGAGTTCGTCTTCAACGAGGAGGAAGCCGAGCAAGCGGCGGACATGTGCATCCTGACGCTGGAAGCGATCGCGGAAGCCGGCGTCACTTCCAACCTGTCGCTGAAGATGACGTCGCTCGGACTCGATATCGACCGCGCGCTCTGCGTCGATAATATGAAGCGGATTTTGAACCGTGCCCGTGCGCTCGGCAATTTCGTCCGCATCGACATGGAGGATTATGCGCACTGTCAACTTTCGCTCGATGTCTACCGGGAGCTTCGCCGCGAATATGATAATGTAGGCATCGTCATCCAAGCGTATCTGTTCCGCACGGAGCAGGACGTGAAGGATTTGAATAAATGGAAAGCGAATCTGCGGCTCGTGAAAGGGGCGTACAAAGAATCGGCCAGCGTCGCTTTTCCGGAGAAGAAAGACGTGGACGACAACCTGAAGCGCATCATACGCCTGCATCTGGCGAACGGGAATTATACGGCCATCGCGAGTCACGATGAAGCGATCATCGATTACACGAAACTGCTTGTTCGGGAACTGAATATCGACCGCGGGGCATTCGAATTCCAAATGCTCTACGGCATTTGCGAGGAGCTGCAGCAGCGGCTCGTTCAGGAAGGCTACCGCGTCCGCATCTATGTGCCTTACGGGATCGACTGGTTCGGTTACTTCATGCGGCGACTGGCGGAGCGGCCGGCCAATGTCTGGTTCGTCCTTAAGAATCTGCGGAGACCGTAG
- a CDS encoding Gfo/Idh/MocA family protein: MNETIGVGILGFAHGHVNAYCEDWKQTDRGVRVVAGWDHDSSRLENAANAYGLEACAAAEALLARDDIQAVVIASETSRHAELVQLAAAAGKAIILQKPIALTMAEADSIVAAVERHGVPFTLAWQMRVDPQNIQMKEWLQQGTLGQVFMVRRRHGLNVGLNADFANSWHVDPASNRDIWADDTSHPADFIHWLLGEPESVTAEIASLYNPRIPNDNGIAIYRYADGPIAEVSCSFTCHAIQNTTEIIGELGTIVQNYGDAPSCNAPRPDTGAGLRRFDAAANDWVDSDIASPAGHFHRIRGLAEPLAAFLRGERGPIATAEEGRTSLRMVLATYVSSSEGRRVSLNDPAVNDV, translated from the coding sequence ATGAACGAAACCATCGGCGTCGGGATCTTAGGCTTTGCCCACGGGCATGTAAATGCCTACTGCGAGGATTGGAAACAGACAGACAGAGGCGTGCGCGTCGTTGCGGGCTGGGATCACGATTCGTCCAGGCTCGAGAACGCAGCGAACGCTTACGGATTGGAAGCATGCGCGGCCGCGGAAGCGCTGCTTGCCCGGGATGATATCCAGGCGGTCGTCATCGCCTCGGAAACGTCGCGGCACGCGGAGCTGGTGCAGCTCGCCGCCGCAGCCGGCAAGGCGATCATCCTGCAGAAGCCGATCGCGCTGACGATGGCCGAGGCGGACAGCATCGTCGCCGCCGTCGAACGGCACGGCGTGCCGTTCACGCTCGCGTGGCAAATGCGGGTCGATCCGCAAAACATCCAAATGAAAGAATGGCTGCAGCAAGGTACGCTCGGCCAAGTGTTCATGGTTCGCCGCCGTCACGGTCTGAACGTAGGGCTGAACGCGGACTTCGCGAACAGCTGGCATGTCGATCCGGCCAGCAACCGGGATATTTGGGCGGACGACACCTCGCATCCGGCCGATTTCATTCACTGGCTGCTCGGCGAGCCCGAGAGCGTAACGGCGGAAATCGCCTCGCTCTACAATCCGCGCATTCCGAACGACAACGGAATTGCCATCTACCGCTATGCGGATGGCCCGATTGCCGAAGTCAGCTGCTCGTTTACCTGCCACGCGATTCAGAATACGACGGAAATCATCGGCGAACTCGGCACGATCGTGCAAAATTACGGCGACGCGCCAAGCTGCAATGCGCCCAGACCGGATACGGGAGCAGGCCTGCGCAGATTCGACGCGGCGGCGAACGATTGGGTGGACAGCGATATCGCCTCGCCGGCCGGCCATTTCCATCGCATTCGCGGACTCGCCGAGCCGCTTGCGGCTTTTCTGAGAGGCGAGCGGGGACCGATCGCTACCGCGGAAGAAGGAAGGACCTCGCTGCGCATGGTGCTGGCGACGTATGTGTCTTCCAGCGAAGGACGGCGGGTCTCGCTGAACGATCCGGCCGTGAATGACGTGTAA
- a CDS encoding NAD-dependent malic enzyme, with protein MAQTSMIFRLELDHKKVSFGDVAATISRAGGDITSIDVIRPGHDTSTRDITVDLQDNKETSIVEALRALDGIKVINVSDRTFLVHLGGKITIQPTLPIKNREDLSKVYTPGVAKVCRAIAEDVGKAYSLTIKRNTVAVVTDGTAVLGLGDIGPYAAAPVMEGKAMLFKQLAGVDAFPICLDTKDTEEIIRTIKTISPIFGGINLEDIGSPRCFEIENRLAAELDIPVFHDDQHGTAVVTIAGLINALKVVGKRMENIRVVVNGIGAAGVSICKMLLGAGVKHLVPIDREGAIVRGQAYPYPMWQWLADQPQVEAQPGTLKELIAGADVFIGVSRAGLLNEEDVKRMKPGAIVFAMANPEPEISPEEALPHVAVFATGRSDYPNQINNVLVFPGLFRGALDCRARHINEPMKLAAARAIASVVTSDELNEHYIIPSIFNEKVVNYVRKAVIEAAILTNTARRTPPDFR; from the coding sequence ATGGCGCAAACGAGCATGATTTTCCGGTTGGAGCTGGATCACAAGAAGGTGAGCTTCGGCGACGTCGCGGCGACGATCAGCCGGGCGGGAGGAGACATCACCTCCATCGACGTCATTCGCCCGGGGCACGACACGTCGACGCGCGACATTACCGTCGATCTTCAGGACAATAAGGAAACGTCGATCGTCGAGGCGCTGCGGGCGCTTGACGGCATCAAGGTCATCAACGTTTCCGACCGCACGTTCCTCGTTCATCTCGGGGGCAAAATCACCATTCAGCCGACGCTGCCGATCAAGAACCGCGAAGACTTGTCCAAAGTGTACACGCCCGGCGTAGCCAAAGTTTGCCGTGCCATCGCGGAGGACGTCGGCAAGGCGTATTCGCTCACGATCAAACGCAATACGGTCGCTGTCGTGACGGACGGCACGGCCGTGCTCGGACTCGGCGATATCGGCCCCTATGCCGCTGCCCCGGTCATGGAGGGGAAGGCAATGCTGTTCAAGCAGCTCGCGGGCGTCGATGCGTTCCCCATCTGCCTCGATACGAAGGACACGGAAGAGATTATCCGCACGATCAAGACGATCAGCCCCATCTTCGGCGGCATCAATCTGGAGGATATCGGCTCTCCGCGCTGCTTCGAGATCGAGAATCGGCTTGCCGCCGAACTGGACATCCCCGTCTTCCACGACGATCAGCATGGCACCGCGGTCGTCACGATCGCCGGCCTCATCAACGCGCTGAAGGTCGTCGGCAAACGGATGGAGAACATCCGCGTCGTCGTGAACGGCATCGGGGCGGCAGGCGTTTCCATATGCAAAATGCTCCTTGGAGCAGGCGTGAAGCATCTGGTGCCGATCGACCGGGAAGGCGCGATCGTGCGCGGGCAAGCGTATCCGTATCCGATGTGGCAGTGGCTGGCGGATCAGCCGCAGGTCGAGGCTCAACCCGGCACGCTCAAGGAGCTTATCGCGGGCGCGGATGTCTTCATCGGCGTATCGCGCGCCGGCTTGCTGAACGAGGAGGACGTGAAGCGGATGAAGCCGGGAGCCATCGTGTTCGCCATGGCCAATCCGGAACCGGAAATTTCCCCGGAGGAGGCGCTGCCGCATGTAGCGGTATTCGCGACCGGCCGCAGCGATTATCCGAACCAGATCAACAATGTCCTCGTCTTCCCGGGCTTGTTCCGCGGCGCGCTCGATTGCCGGGCCAGGCACATCAACGAGCCGATGAAGCTCGCCGCTGCTCGCGCGATTGCCTCCGTCGTCACGTCGGATGAGCTGAACGAACACTACATCATCCCGAGTATTTTCAACGAGAAGGTCGTCAACTACGTTCGGAAAGCCGTCATCGAGGCCGCGATTCTGACCAATACCGCGCGCCGCACGCCGCCGGATTTCAGATAA